ATTCTTCCACATGCGCCGAGACAGGCCGAGTGTATGAACCTGGCATTAAAGAAGGCCGGGTTGTCTGCCGGTGATATCGACATCATCAGCACTCACGCCACAGGGACGCAACAGGGCGATCTACAGGAATGCCAGGCACTCAGGAGTGTCTTCAGCAACGCCTCACATACCTATGCGAATAACACCAAGAGCTTTATTGGCCACACTATGGGTGCCGCCGGTGCCCTGGAACTGGCGGGGAATCTGCCCTCTTTCAACGATCACATGGTTCACTCCACCATAAACATAGACAACCTGGACCCTCAATGTGCCATTCAGAACCTCGTGATTAACAAACCCATAAAGGTTGACAAGGTCGATTACATCATGAATAATTCCTTCGGTATGCTGGGTATCAACTCGGTTGTTATTGTCAAGAGATTCGGCGCATGACACACGGCCGAATAGCTGTTCTAGATGGGAGGACACATGACTAAGGATCAGATCAGGGCCGTCGTTCTGGATGTGATCACCCAGATAGTGCCGGATGAAGATCTAAGCAATCTGAAAGGCGATGTTCGCATTCGTGACCAGGTAGAGATGGATTCCATGGACTTCCTGGATATAATCATGGAACTGCGAAAACGCTACGGCATTGAAGTTCCAGAAGATGATTATGTTCAACTAGCTACGTTAGATGGTGCAGTAGCTTACCTCGCACCGCTTATGGCACATCTGTAGCCAAACAAGCATAGAGGACTTGAGCCTTATCTCTTGAACTGCCAAAGCCCGGGCACATCATTGTATCGGTGAAATAGCGGCACCGATCACATTGTATCAACCGTGGATTATGACGTTTTGATTATCGGTGCAGGAATGTCCGGCCTCGCTGCAGGTATCAGGCTGGCCTACTTCGACAAGAAGGTCTGCATCCTTGAAAAACACTACCGTGTCGGCGGGTTAAACTCGTTCTACGACCGCGGCGGTTACAGGCTTGATGTGGGTCTTCATGCCATGACCAACTATGTTCCCAAGGGCGTAAAGTCAGCGCCGTTGCCCAAGCTGCTGCGGCAGCTCAGGCTGAAATTTGAGGACCTTGATTTGTGTCAGCAACAAATGTCAGCCATCAGGTTCCCCGAAAAAACACTGCGGTTCAACAATGATCTCAACTTCTTTGTTCAGGAAGTAGGAGAGAGGTTCCCGGCGCAGGCTGACAACTTCCAGAAGTTGCTGAAGACTATCCACGATTATGACGCACTGGCGCTGGATGCAAAACCGATTTCCGCCCGCCAGGTCGTGAGCAGTATTATCTCCGATCCGGCGCTCACAGATATGCTGCTCTGTCCGCTTATGTACTACGGCAACGCGCTGGAAAGGGATATGGACTTGGCACAGTTTGTCATCATGTTCAAAAGCATTTACTGCGAAGGGTTTGCCAGGCCGAGAGACGGGGTGCGCCACATCCTGGATCTGCTGGTGAGAAAATACAAGGCCTGTGGCGGTGAACTGAGGGTGAGATGCGGAGTACAACGCATCAAGGTATCCGGGGGTAAGGTAGAATCGCTCCTGCTCGATAACGGTGAGGTACTGACAGCGGGCAGGGTGCTGTCCTCAGCCGGTTATGTTGAAACCATGAGTCTATTATCCAACCATGATCCCAGTGAGCCCAAACATGAGACAGGTCAACTCTCCTTCATGGAGTCCATTCTGGTTCTGGATAAGCAGCCAGTTGATCTGGGACTGGATACCACCATCATCTTCTTCAACAATTCGAACCGATTTAACTACCAAAGACCTGCAGGGCCGATTGATGTTTCCAGCGGAGTGATCTGTTGCCCCAACAATTTCCAGTTTGATACCCCACTGCCGGAAGGTATAATCAGGATCACCAACATGGCCAATTTTGACCGCTGGAATAACCTGTCTGAAGAGGAATACGGGTCGCAGAAGGAGGCCTGCCTCAAGGCGGCCCTGGAAGCAGCAGTGAAGATTACCCCTGATTTTCGGGATTCGATTGTGTTTGCCGATGTGTTCACTCCCAGGACTATCTACAAATTCACAGGACATCTGAACGGAGCGGTATACGGTTCACCCCAGAAGGCTAGAAACGGCAGGACACATCTGGACAACCTTTTCATCTGCGGCACAGACCAGGGCTTTCTGGGAATCGTTGGAGCTATGCTCAGCGGCATCTCAATAGCAAATCTTCACCTGCTGAGGAATTAGCAGCCAAAATCGAAGTATAAAGAGAAGGGACAATGGCTGGCGATTGGTTAGAGGGCACAAAACCGCAATATGATGTTATCGTCATCGGCAGCGGCCTGGGCGGTCTAACAGCCGCCAACATGCTGGCCAGGAACGGGTATTCCATACTGCTCCTGGAGCACCACCACAAGCTGGGCGGCCTGGCTACATGGTTCCACAGAAAGGGCGGGCACATCTTCGATATCTCTCTGCACGGATTTCCCGTCGGCATGATCAAAACCTGCCGCAAATACTGGAACCGCGAGATCGCGGACTCCATTGTCCAACTAAAGGAGATCCGATTTGATAACCCACAGTTCTCTCTAACCACCACTTTCGACAGGGAGGACTTCACGCGAATTCTACAGGAACGATTCAAGGTCCCCGGAGAGTCTATAGAAGCATTCTTCAACGCTGCCAGGGGGATGAATTTCTACGATGATCAGCAGATGACGACAAGGGAGCTTTTCGAGAAGTTCTTCCCGGGGCGGGATGATGTGGTACGCTTGCTAATGGAGCCCATCACCTATGCCAACGGATCAACCCTCGATGATCCGGCGATAAGCTACGGCATTGTTTTCTCCAACTTCATGAGCAAAGGTGTTTACACCTTTCAGGGCGGGACAGACAAGATCATCTCCATGATGCAGGCCGAGCTCATAAAGAACGGTGTTGACATCCGCACCAACAGCCTGGCAGAGAAGATAATCATTGAGGATAGAAGGGTAGCGGGGGTTATAACAAACGGAAAGACGATCAAAGCCAGGGCAGTAGTCTCCAATGCCAACGTGAAATCAACTGTTCACAAGCTTGTTGGTGATGAGCATTTTGACAGCAGCTTCGCCGAGGAAAGCAGCAAGGTGCGCATCAATAACAGCAGTTGTCAGGTTTACATGGGCATCAAGAAAGGCCAGGGCATTGATTATGCGGGTGACCTCTACTTCACCTCGGTGGCAGACAAATTCGACTCGGTGAAACTATGCAGCAGGAATATCACCAGCCGGACCTACTCCTTTTATTACCCTCAGACCAGGCCCGGCCATGACATGTATTCCATTGTCGCCTCTACAAATGCCAATTATGAGGACTGGGCACATCTTTCCCCTGAGGAATATCACGCGTCCAAAAAGGAGTTGATCGAGTCAACGGTCGATGCTCTGGGGAAGTATGTCCCCGGAGTCCGGGACAAGATCGACTACCTGGAGGCAGCCACGCCGAAGACCTTCGAGAGGTACACCCTCCATCCCAACGGCACCTCTTTCGGCACAAAATTTGAAGGGTTGAAGATCAGCATGGGGCTGCCTGGCCAGATCCGGGGACTCTTCCATACCGGATCGACAGGGATTATCATGTCCGGATGGCTGGGGGCAGCCAACTACGGTGTGATTGTAACCAACAACGTGGACAAGTACCTGAGATCATGATCAGGCCCTTTTGGGAGGCAAGAGATGTTTAACTTTGAAGGACAGACTGTCATCGTCACCGGCGGCACCAGAGGGATCGGCAGGTCCATTGCAGAGGCATTCTTGAAGGCAGGTGCCCGGGTTATCAGCACGTATTCCTCGAATGAGGCTACAGCAGCGCAATTCCAGAAGGACAATATCCAGTTCGCCGACAGGATCGATATGCAGAGATTTGATGTAGCCAAACACGAGGAGGTAGAGAAGTTCTACAAGTATGTGGACAGCAAATACGGGAGCTTTGAAGTCCTGATAAGCAACGCCGGCATCAGAAAGGATTCCGTGCTCGGAATGATGAAGGAGACAGACTGGCGGAGCGTAGTGGACGTGAACCTTACCGGCACCTTCTTCATGTGCAAATTCGCCGTCATGTCCCTGATGCGAAAACGATACGGGCGGGTTATCGTCATCACCTCTCCAATGGGGAGATTTGGATGGGAAGGCCAGTCGAACTACGCCGCCTCCAAGGCCGGGCAAGTAGGATTGACCAGGTCTCTGGCCAAAGAGGTCGCCACCAGAGGCATTACGGTCAATTGCGTTTCTCCGGGCTTTATTGCCACCGAATTTATTGAGGACCTTTCGGACAAACTGCGGGAGTCATACCTATCCCAGATTCCGATGAAGAGGCTCGGCAAGACTGAAGAGGTAGCTGCCTGCGTTCTTTTCCTGGCTTCCAGAGAAGCATCGTACGTTAACGGTGCTGTCCTGGAAGTGACTGGAGGGCTATAGAATGGAAGAGATTCTGAAGGCCATACCCCACCGCCCACCGTTCCTGTTTGTCGATAAGATCATAGAGATCACCGATACAAAAATCAAAGCCACAAGAAAGGTAAATCCGCAGGAGGAGTACTTCAAGGGCCATTACCCGGGCAACCCGATCATGCCTGGGGTCCTTATCTGCGAGGCCATCTTCCAATCAGGCGCGATTCTGCTATCCAGAATCATCGGCCAGGTCGATGATGGCGTTCCGGTCCTGGTCCGGATCAATAATGCCAGATTTAAGAGCATGGTCAAGCCCGGCGACACCCTGGAGCTGGAAGCCGAAGTGGTGGAGAAGGTGAGCAGTGCCTATTTCTTGAAGGGCAAGGCCTCAGTAGACGGAAGAACTGCGG
This genomic stretch from Chloroflexota bacterium harbors:
- a CDS encoding acyl carrier protein — protein: MTKDQIRAVVLDVITQIVPDEDLSNLKGDVRIRDQVEMDSMDFLDIIMELRKRYGIEVPEDDYVQLATLDGAVAYLAPLMAHL
- the fabG gene encoding 3-oxoacyl-ACP reductase FabG; the protein is MFNFEGQTVIVTGGTRGIGRSIAEAFLKAGARVISTYSSNEATAAQFQKDNIQFADRIDMQRFDVAKHEEVEKFYKYVDSKYGSFEVLISNAGIRKDSVLGMMKETDWRSVVDVNLTGTFFMCKFAVMSLMRKRYGRVIVITSPMGRFGWEGQSNYAASKAGQVGLTRSLAKEVATRGITVNCVSPGFIATEFIEDLSDKLRESYLSQIPMKRLGKTEEVAACVLFLASREASYVNGAVLEVTGGL
- a CDS encoding NAD(P)/FAD-dependent oxidoreductase, whose amino-acid sequence is MDYDVLIIGAGMSGLAAGIRLAYFDKKVCILEKHYRVGGLNSFYDRGGYRLDVGLHAMTNYVPKGVKSAPLPKLLRQLRLKFEDLDLCQQQMSAIRFPEKTLRFNNDLNFFVQEVGERFPAQADNFQKLLKTIHDYDALALDAKPISARQVVSSIISDPALTDMLLCPLMYYGNALERDMDLAQFVIMFKSIYCEGFARPRDGVRHILDLLVRKYKACGGELRVRCGVQRIKVSGGKVESLLLDNGEVLTAGRVLSSAGYVETMSLLSNHDPSEPKHETGQLSFMESILVLDKQPVDLGLDTTIIFFNNSNRFNYQRPAGPIDVSSGVICCPNNFQFDTPLPEGIIRITNMANFDRWNNLSEEEYGSQKEACLKAALEAAVKITPDFRDSIVFADVFTPRTIYKFTGHLNGAVYGSPQKARNGRTHLDNLFICGTDQGFLGIVGAMLSGISIANLHLLRN
- a CDS encoding NAD(P)/FAD-dependent oxidoreductase — encoded protein: MAGDWLEGTKPQYDVIVIGSGLGGLTAANMLARNGYSILLLEHHHKLGGLATWFHRKGGHIFDISLHGFPVGMIKTCRKYWNREIADSIVQLKEIRFDNPQFSLTTTFDREDFTRILQERFKVPGESIEAFFNAARGMNFYDDQQMTTRELFEKFFPGRDDVVRLLMEPITYANGSTLDDPAISYGIVFSNFMSKGVYTFQGGTDKIISMMQAELIKNGVDIRTNSLAEKIIIEDRRVAGVITNGKTIKARAVVSNANVKSTVHKLVGDEHFDSSFAEESSKVRINNSSCQVYMGIKKGQGIDYAGDLYFTSVADKFDSVKLCSRNITSRTYSFYYPQTRPGHDMYSIVASTNANYEDWAHLSPEEYHASKKELIESTVDALGKYVPGVRDKIDYLEAATPKTFERYTLHPNGTSFGTKFEGLKISMGLPGQIRGLFHTGSTGIIMSGWLGAANYGVIVTNNVDKYLRS
- the fabZ gene encoding 3-hydroxyacyl-ACP dehydratase FabZ, whose product is MEEILKAIPHRPPFLFVDKIIEITDTKIKATRKVNPQEEYFKGHYPGNPIMPGVLICEAIFQSGAILLSRIIGQVDDGVPVLVRINNARFKSMVKPGDTLELEAEVVEKVSSAYFLKGKASVDGRTAATVEFAVTLANNK